The window CAGCATGTCATGTAACTCAGTTAATGGAATTGCATTTATATTGCCCGATGTGCTTACTTTAGAGCCAATAATATTGCCCTCGAAGTCTCCGATGACACAGCGCGTTTTCGTTCCACCTCCGTCAATACCAATCAAATACTGTTTTCGTATGTTCATCACCTTATTTCCTACTGTTTTCTACTTCTATCTCAATTAAATTGTGAGTAATTCGTCGAAACCTTTGAATATTACACTGTCGTCCATAATGCACTCGATTCGTTAATAGTACGATGACGAGTTCTTGCTCATCTGAAACCCATATTGACGTCCCCGTAAACCCCGTATGTCCAAAGCCATCCTGCAAATATTGCCCTGAAAAATTCGGATTACTATACAATTGCCATCCTAGTCCACGCTGTTCATCAAGAACACTCGTATAAGATTGTTTACTAATTCGTTTCGAGCCTTCTGAAAAGATAGATGATTGCCCCTTCATAAAAGCTTGTGTATAACGTGCCAAATCTTCAGCCGTTGAAAAGAGACCCGCATGACCACTCACACCACCAAAAAAATTCGCATTTTCATCATGAACGTCACCCCACTGGTAATCTTGTAAATGATCGCGATATTCAGTTGCTGCTATTTGCGATTGTAAATCGGATGGAGGGTTAAATAGCGTGTGCTTCATTTGTAGTGGTATAAATATATTTTTTTGTGCAAAGATTTGCAATGGTTCTCCGCTCACTTTTTCTACGAGCTTGCCAAGTAAAATATAGTTCACATCACTATAAATCACTTCTGAACC is drawn from Solibacillus sp. R5-41 and contains these coding sequences:
- a CDS encoding serine hydrolase, with the protein product MEFQAVQRFIEHSIEQNFLPGAVLCIANKKDILLNKAFGKAHVKREIPMTENTLFDIASLTKVVATTPAILLLLEQGLLDLDDSIAYYFSELQGFHEEVTIKHLLTHTSGFQPEVRFYLEEYVQKSPLEVIAQIQNRKAIGSEVIYSDVNYILLGKLVEKVSGEPLQIFAQKNIFIPLQMKHTLFNPPSDLQSQIAATEYRDHLQDYQWGDVHDENANFFGGVSGHAGLFSTAEDLARYTQAFMKGQSSIFSEGSKRISKQSYTSVLDEQRGLGWQLYSNPNFSGQYLQDGFGHTGFTGTSIWVSDEQELVIVLLTNRVHYGRQCNIQRFRRITHNLIEIEVENSRK